Within the Oscillospiraceae bacterium genome, the region AGCCATTCGATGGAGGAAATCGCGAAATACTGCGAAAAGGTGCTGGTGCTCGAAAAGGGCAGGGTTCTTCTGCACGACAGCACCAAAGCCGTGTTTGCGCGCGCCGATTTATTGCACGACACCGGTCTGGATATCCCCGAGATCACGAAAGTGCTGTTAAAACTGCGGGAGATGGGCTATGACGCGGATTGTTCCGCCTATACGCTCGAAGCCGCCCGCGACGAGGTGCTCCGCTTAATACGAAACGGGGGTGGAGTTTGATCTTTTTGGTTGAACTAAAAAAGACCAAACATCCCAAAATCTACGAAAGGATGGTTTTAAAGCGTGCTTAGAGACATCACCCTCGGCCAGTTCGTCCCCGGAAAATCGTTCATTCACAAGCTTGACGCGCGCTTCAAAACCGTGCTGATCATCACGTTCACGGTGTTGGTTTTTTTGGCGAAAAACTTCGCTTCCATGGCATTGGTCGCCGTTTTGTTGATCGGTGCATCCGCCGCTTCGCGAATCTCCGCCAAATTGTTGATCAGAAGTTTTAAGCCGCTGCTTCCTTTTATCCTCTTCACCGTGATTTTGAATATGTTTTACGTCGAAGGGCAGATTTTATGGCAGTTCTGGGTGTTGAAGATCACCAAAGAGGGGTTACTGCTCAGCGCGATGATGGCGATGCGCATCATCTTTATGCTGCTCGGCGGTTCGCTGTTGACCTTCACAACCTCGCCGATCGTTTTGACCGACGCGCTCGAACGGCTGATGAAGCCGCTTTCGTGGATCAAAGTGCCCGTACACGACATCGCGATGATGATGACGATCGCTCTGCGGTTTATCCCGACGCTGATCGACGAGACCGAGAAGATCATGAACGCCCAGAAAGCGCGCGGCGCGGACCTTGAGAGCGGCGGGCCCTTGAAACGGGCCAAAGCGCTGATTCCGATTTTGGTGCCGCTGTTTGTGTCGGCGTTCAAGCGCGCGGACGAACTCGCACTCGCGATGGAATGCCGCTGCTATACAGGCGGAAAAGGCAGAACGCGCCTGAAACAGATGAAAGCCACTTCACTCGACGCCTATGCGGCCTTGCTGACGGCTGCGGTCACGGCGGGAGTGATCTGGCTGAACGCCGTTTTGCCTTCGGTGATCCCCAAATGAGCATGAAAAACTTCAAGGTCACCATCGCCTTCGACGGCGGCAATTACGGCGGCTGGCAGATTCAGCAAAACAGCATGACGATTCAGCAGGCGGTGCAGGATTCGATCAAAAAGGTCCTGAAGACCCGGCACAAAGTCACCGGCTGCGGCCGGACCGATGCCGGCGTACATGCGAACGGATACGTCTTCAGTTTCAAAACCGAGAGCGACATCCCCGAAAAAGGGCTGTTTAAAGCGCTGCACATCGCGCTGCCCGACGATATCGCGGTGCTTGAGGTCAAAGAGGTCGGCCTCGATTTCTCGGCGCAGTTCTCGGCGGTGGCAAAGCAGTACATGTACCAGTTCACGAACACCGAAAGCCGGAACCCGTTTTTAGACCGTTATTCCCTGCACTACGAATACCCGATGGACGACAAACTCATGGACGAGGCGGCAAAGCATTTTCTCGGGCACCATGATTTTTCGGCGTTCTGCGCTTCGGGCGCGCAGAACGTGACCAGCGACCGGAGGATATACCGCTCCGAGGTGATCCGGGACGGCGACATCGTGCGGTATTACGTCGCCGGAAACGGGTTTTTATACAATATGGTCCGCATCATGGCGGGCACCTTGTTATATGTCTCGGCGGGCAAGATCAAAGCCGATTCGATTCCGGGCATCATCGCCTCGGGCGACCGGGAGCGGGCGGGCAAGACGCTGCCGCCGCACGGGCTTTACCTGGACAAGGTTTTCTATGATATCATTTCGCATGAAAAAGAAAGCTGAAGCTTTCATTAACGACGATGAGAAAGGGGCCGGGAATCGTGGAGGAGAATGACGAAAAGAGCATAGAACAGCGTCAAAAACGCGGCAGCAAAAAACGCCGGAAAATCAAACTCAGGCGTTTTATTCTGCTGTTGCTCGCTGCAGCCGTCATCGTTTTGATCGCGCTGAACTGGGACCGGCTCTCACCGGTGGCGATTTTGCAGCGCATTCAGGCGGCAGAGAACGGCGCGGGCGTCGTCATTGAATATCCCGCCGACATCGCGGGACAGGAAATCGCGGCCATTTCCGGGTTCGGAAGCGGCGGCATTCTCGCGGCGAATTCGGGCTGTTTCCTGTTGCGCGCCGATAACGCGCTCTATTACCGGTACGCGATGGCTTCAACGACGGCGGCAATCGGCGACAAATCTGCTCTGATTTACGAAAAAGGCGGCACGAAATTTCAATTTTTCAACGCCGAAGGCCGGGTATTTGAACAGGAGAGCGCCGATAAAATCGTCCGAATGGCATGCGCAAAAAACGGCAGTTACGCGCTCCTGACCGCGCCGAGCGAATATTCGTCCAAACTGACCATCTTTTCAAGTTCCCATAAGGAGATGTTCTCGCAGTTTTTCAAGACCCCGAACCTGACCCGGATCGCTCTGAACAGCAGCGCAAAGTATTGCGCGGTGATCGTGACGGAGACAGCAAACGGACAGCTCAGCAGCAATCTCACGGTTTATGATACGGGAAAACCCGATCCGGTGTTCACCCGGAGCTTCACCGGGTTGTTGGCGCTGGATATGAAATACTGCGATGACGGCGGGCTTGTGATCGTCTTTGACCGTGCCGCCGTGCGCCTGAACGCCGGAAACGAAGCTGTGTGGCAGGCTGATTACACCGGGCTTGCGGCTTTTTCCGTGTCCGCGGACGGCACTGTCGGGCTGCTGTCAGACAACCCGGAGGGCGTCGGCTGCACTTTAAGCGTTTATAACGCGAAGGGGATCGTGTGGACGGCACAGGTTCCCGGACAATCCAAAGGATTAACGGTCCGGGATGAAAAAGCTGTTTGTATTTCAGGCAGCAAGCTCATACTGCTTGATGAAGCCGGAAAAATCGCGGGTTCGGAAGACTGTTCTTTGGATACGAATGCCGCGGTTTTGGGAGATCGTTTTATCATTTTCGCGGGGAAAGATAAAATTTCGCGCGTTTCTCTCTCCTCTTTACAAAAACCCTCCGGGACGTCTTCTTAAAACAGCAGATGACGCTTGCAAAAAAGCGGACAGTGGTATAAAATGTTATTTGTGCGCTTATGCGCGCATACGGTTTTTGGAACCGAAAGAGATACGCGTGAGAGGTGGAAGAGTAAATGTCGGTCGTCGACATCGTCATCGTGCTGATTGTCATTCTCAGTGTGATCATTGGGTTTAAACGCGGCTTTGTCAAGACCTTGGTCGGCCTTGTCAGTCTGGTGCTGGCTTTTGTCATCGCCTATACGTTTTCGCCGCCGATTTCCGAAAAGCTGTACGACGGCTACCTCGAAAAGAAATTGTCCGCTGCGCTGGGGTTTGACCTCGGCGGAGAAGAAGCCGAGACCGCAGTATCCGAAACGGCAGGTTCACAGACCAGCAGGTTATTGTTTTTGGGCGGAACGACTGTTTTCGTTGCGCCGAGACTCGCCTCGACGTTCGACATCAATAAACTCAAGAATGTTGAGGGGATCATCGCGAAACTCGATCCCGGCCTCGTCGCAAAAATGAACCCGGACGAGATGCAGAGACTCGTCAACTTCCTGTGTTCCACGGCCTGCGCCAATAAGTCGATTTCGTCCTGCGTGAGCGCATATAATAAAAAGTATGGTACGTCGATCGACCCCACACCGATTTTAAAAGCCGCAGGCGTGAGCGGAAGCGCCAAAATCCCGGCGGCGATCAGCATGCTGGGCGTGAAAGTGGACGTCAAAAATCCGATTCTGAACGTACAGAAAAAGAATGAGGCCGCCGCCGTGGCTGCAAAAGCAGCATCCTCCAAGGCGTCTTCCAAATCATCGTCAAAAGCTTCGTCAAAGTCATCCGGGACTTCAAACGTCTCTTCGGGTTCGAGGAGCAGTTCATCAAAGACGTCAAAGGCCTCAAAGGCCTCAGCCGCTTCCCCATCGGCGCCGTCAAAAATCACCTCGCCGCCCACCGCGACGGAAGTCACTTCCGCAAGCGATGTGATCACCGACACGGTCAACGGCTACACCCAGGATCTGCTCGCGACCGCGAGACAGGCCGCGCGCACCATCGCGGTCAAACTGGTCAGCTGCCTGGTTTTTGTCGTGATGTTTCTCTTGATTCGACTGATTTTGATGTTGTTTGCCAGACTGTTAAGCGGTATAATAGATAAGATACCGATCGTCAGCGGCGTCAACAAGCTGCTCGGCGGTATACTCGGCATTGCGGGCGGGCTGATTGTCTCGGCGGTGCTTGTCGTCGGGTTTGTCAGTGTCTCACCGTTGATCACAAACGATAAATACGTTCGGGCGGTCGACAATTCGCTCGCCTGCAGAACGGCGGCAAAGCTGATTTACGGGGACGGCAGCGGCGACGATACCGTGACGGTCGGCAATTCGGGCTCACAAGAGGAATCTTTCAATGAAGACGATTTCGATTTCAATGAGGAGGATTTCGACTTCACCGAAGAAAGCGTTGAATCCGGCGTATCCGCGGGCTGAAAGGGGAACGGCGTTGACCATACCAAACATACTTTCCATCTTCAGAATCGTCCTGATTCCGATCTATGCCTGGTTTTATTTTTCCGATTATAAAAGCGGCGCTTTGATCGCGGGCATCGTATTGACCGTCTCGGGCCTGACCGATCTGTTTGACGGCGCGATCGCGCGGAAATTCAACCAGATCAGCGAACTCGGCAAAGTGCTCGACCCGATCGCCGACAAACTGACTCAGGTGGCCGTGTTTATCTGCCTGTTCTTTAAATTTCCGTATCTGCTTCCCCTGTTTTGCTTTATTGTCTATAAAGAGATTCTCATGCTGTCGGGGGGGCTTGTGGTCCTGAAGAAGGGTTTTGTGGTAACCGCAAAATGGTGGGGAAAAACCACGACGTTTTTGATTTACTGCGCGGTGGCGGCGTTCACGTTTTTCCCCGGTCTGCCGAGAGCCGCGATTCTCGCGATATCCGCTCTGCTGCTTGCGATGCTGGCGTTTTCGATGTGGGGTTATTCAGAGATCCTGGTCGGCGTGTTCGCGAAGTCCGCGCTGACCGGCAGAGCATTAAAAGACATCGCTCAGGAAACCTATTGATGAAAGGATTCATTCATGCTTTGCAGCAGATGTAAGAAAAGACCCGCCGTTGTTTTCATCAGCAAAATCGAGGGCGAGAAAAAGACCAACGAGGGCCTTTGTTTGGTTTGCGCCAAAGAACTCGGCATCCCGCAGGTCAACGATATTATCAGCAAAATGGGCATTTCCGATGACGACCTCGAGGAGATGTCCGAGCAGCTCGGCGAGATGATGGGCCCGCAGGAAGATGAGTCCGCAGACGGCGCGTCTCCGGGCGGTTCGGCGACGTTTCCCTCGTTTTTGCGCGGAATGATGAGCAAAAACCCCGAGCCGGGAAAACAGCAGGAACCCAAAACCGGTGCGGCGAAGGCACAGCCGAAAGACCCGCAGCAGGAGCAAAACGCAAAACGGAAGTTTTTGAACAGCTACTGCACGAATTTCACCAAACAGGCGCGCGACGGCGGGTTCGACCGGATCATCGGCCGTGACCGCGAGATCGGGCGCATGATCCAGATCCTATCCCGCCGCACCAAGAACAACCCCTGTCTGATCGGCGAACCCGGCGTGGGCAAAACCGCGATCGTCGAGGGGCTTGCGCAGCGCATCATCGCGGGTGATGTGCCGTTCGTGCTCCGCCAAAAAGACGTTTATCTGCTTGATCTGACCGCGCTGGTGGCCGGAACGCAATTCCGCGGCCAGTTTGAGGCGCGGGTGAAAGCACTGCTCGATGAAGTCAAAGCCGACGGCAACATCATCCTGTTCATTGACGAGGTGCATAACCTCGCGGGCGCGGGCGACACCGCCGACGGCGCGATGAACGCCGCCAACCTGATGAAACCTGCGCTCTCGCGCGGTGAGATTCAGGTCATCGGCGCGACCACCTTCAAGGAATATCGCAAGCACATCGAAAAGGACGCTGCTCTTGAGCGGCGTTTCCAGCCGGTCGTGATCGACGAGCCTTCGGTCGACGAGACGGTGAACGTGCTGTCGGGTTTAAAGAGTTATTACGAAAAATTTCACGGCGTCTCGGTGGACGAATCGCTGATCAGAACCGCCGTCGAGCTGTCGGAACGTTATATCAACGACCGGTTTTTGCCGGATAAAGCCATCGACCTGCTCGATGAGGCCGCCGCCTGCGCGTCGCTGCGCGACCCNNNNNNNNNNNNNNNNNNNNNNNNNNNNNNNNNNNNNNNNNNNNNNNNNNNNNNNNNNNNNNNNNNNNNNNNNNNNNNNNNNNNNNNNNNNNNNNNNNNNGAGCTCTGGACGGGTATCGACGCGGGCAAGATCGCCGAGAGCGATATTCAAAAACTGTCCGACCTCGAATCCCGGCTCAAAGAGCGTGTGATCGGGCAGGATGAAGCCGTTGAAGCGTTGGCAAGAGCCATGCGCAGAGGCCGAATCCGCCTTTATGAAAAAAACCGCCCGGTGTCGTTTATCTTCGCGGGCCCGACCGGCGTCGGCAAAACCGAATTAGTCAAGGTGCTCTCTGCGGCGCTGTTCGACACGCCCGACAACATGATCCGAATCGACATGTCGGAGTATATGGAAAAGCACGCGGTTTCGCGTTTGGTCGGTTCGCCTCCGGGTTATGTCGGCTACGACGAAGCCGGGCAGCTGACCGAAAAAGTGCGCAGAAAGCCCCACAGCGTGGTATTGTTTGACGAGATCGAAAAAGCGCACCCCGACATCATGCATATTCTGCTGCAGATCCTCGACGACGGCCGCATCACCGACGCGCAGGGCCGAAACGTCGATTTCTCCAATACGGTCATTGTCATGACGACCAACGCCGGTTCCGATACGATGGGCACCGGACTCGGATTCGCCAAATCGACGAACCAGCTCGCGGCCGAAAAAGTGCAGAAGGCGCTTTCGGAGTTTTTGCGTCCCGAATTTTTGGGCCGCGTGGACGAGGTCATCATCTTCTCGCCGCTTTCGGAGGAAACCTTGGTCAAAATCGCTGATTTGATGCTGTCCGATATTAAAAAGGGGCTTGCTTCGCAGGGTACCGAATTCGGATGGAGCAAAGCGGTCAGCGAAAAACTGGCGCATATGTCGGCGGGCAGTAAATTCGGCGCACGCGAACTGCGCAAGAATCTGCGCAAGCAGGTCGAGGATAAGATCGGCGACGCAGTCATGCGAGACGGCGCGCACATGCCGACTTTTATCAATCTCGACGTCGTGAACGACGAAATTTTCGTATTATGTGAATAATAAATTTAAATTTTGCTTTTCGGGGGGAGGGTATTTTATATGAATATGATTTTAA harbors:
- a CDS encoding DUF5711 family protein; translated protein: MEENDEKSIEQRQKRGSKKRRKIKLRRFILLLLAAAVIVLIALNWDRLSPVAILQRIQAAENGAGVVIEYPADIAGQEIAAISGFGSGGILAANSGCFLLRADNALYYRYAMASTTAAIGDKSALIYEKGGTKFQFFNAEGRVFEQESADKIVRMACAKNGSYALLTAPSEYSSKLTIFSSSHKEMFSQFFKTPNLTRIALNSSAKYCAVIVTETANGQLSSNLTVYDTGKPDPVFTRSFTGLLALDMKYCDDGGLVIVFDRAAVRLNAGNEAVWQADYTGLAAFSVSADGTVGLLSDNPEGVGCTLSVYNAKGIVWTAQVPGQSKGLTVRDEKAVCISGSKLILLDEAGKIAGSEDCSLDTNAAVLGDRFIIFAGKDKISRVSLSSLQKPSGTSS
- a CDS encoding CDP-alcohol phosphatidyltransferase family protein, translating into MTIPNILSIFRIVLIPIYAWFYFSDYKSGALIAGIVLTVSGLTDLFDGAIARKFNQISELGKVLDPIADKLTQVAVFICLFFKFPYLLPLFCFIVYKEILMLSGGLVVLKKGFVVTAKWWGKTTTFLIYCAVAAFTFFPGLPRAAILAISALLLAMLAFSMWGYSEILVGVFAKSALTGRALKDIAQETY
- a CDS encoding ATP-dependent Clp protease ATP-binding subunit; its protein translation is MLCSRCKKRPAVVFISKIEGEKKTNEGLCLVCAKELGIPQVNDIISKMGISDDDLEEMSEQLGEMMGPQEDESADGASPGGSATFPSFLRGMMSKNPEPGKQQEPKTGAAKAQPKDPQQEQNAKRKFLNSYCTNFTKQARDGGFDRIIGRDREIGRMIQILSRRTKNNPCLIGEPGVGKTAIVEGLAQRIIAGDVPFVLRQKDVYLLDLTALVAGTQFRGQFEARVKALLDEVKADGNIILFIDEVHNLAGAGDTADGAMNAANLMKPALSRGEIQVIGATTFKEYRKHIEKDAALERRFQPVVIDEPSVDETVNVLSGLKSYYEKFHGVSVDESLIRTAVELSERYINDRFLPDKAIDLLDEAAACASLRDP
- a CDS encoding energy-coupling factor transporter transmembrane component T translates to MLRDITLGQFVPGKSFIHKLDARFKTVLIITFTVLVFLAKNFASMALVAVLLIGASAASRISAKLLIRSFKPLLPFILFTVILNMFYVEGQILWQFWVLKITKEGLLLSAMMAMRIIFMLLGGSLLTFTTSPIVLTDALERLMKPLSWIKVPVHDIAMMMTIALRFIPTLIDETEKIMNAQKARGADLESGGPLKRAKALIPILVPLFVSAFKRADELALAMECRCYTGGKGRTRLKQMKATSLDAYAALLTAAVTAGVIWLNAVLPSVIPK
- the truA gene encoding tRNA pseudouridine(38-40) synthase TruA, coding for MSMKNFKVTIAFDGGNYGGWQIQQNSMTIQQAVQDSIKKVLKTRHKVTGCGRTDAGVHANGYVFSFKTESDIPEKGLFKALHIALPDDIAVLEVKEVGLDFSAQFSAVAKQYMYQFTNTESRNPFLDRYSLHYEYPMDDKLMDEAAKHFLGHHDFSAFCASGAQNVTSDRRIYRSEVIRDGDIVRYYVAGNGFLYNMVRIMAGTLLYVSAGKIKADSIPGIIASGDRERAGKTLPPHGLYLDKVFYDIISHEKES
- a CDS encoding AAA family ATPase, translating into ELWTGIDAGKIAESDIQKLSDLESRLKERVIGQDEAVEALARAMRRGRIRLYEKNRPVSFIFAGPTGVGKTELVKVLSAALFDTPDNMIRIDMSEYMEKHAVSRLVGSPPGYVGYDEAGQLTEKVRRKPHSVVLFDEIEKAHPDIMHILLQILDDGRITDAQGRNVDFSNTVIVMTTNAGSDTMGTGLGFAKSTNQLAAEKVQKALSEFLRPEFLGRVDEVIIFSPLSEETLVKIADLMLSDIKKGLASQGTEFGWSKAVSEKLAHMSAGSKFGARELRKNLRKQVEDKIGDAVMRDGAHMPTFINLDVVNDEIFVLCE
- a CDS encoding CvpA family protein, with product MSVVDIVIVLIVILSVIIGFKRGFVKTLVGLVSLVLAFVIAYTFSPPISEKLYDGYLEKKLSAALGFDLGGEEAETAVSETAGSQTSRLLFLGGTTVFVAPRLASTFDINKLKNVEGIIAKLDPGLVAKMNPDEMQRLVNFLCSTACANKSISSCVSAYNKKYGTSIDPTPILKAAGVSGSAKIPAAISMLGVKVDVKNPILNVQKKNEAAAVAAKAASSKASSKSSSKASSKSSGTSNVSSGSRSSSSKTSKASKASAASPSAPSKITSPPTATEVTSASDVITDTVNGYTQDLLATARQAARTIAVKLVSCLVFVVMFLLIRLILMLFARLLSGIIDKIPIVSGVNKLLGGILGIAGGLIVSAVLVVGFVSVSPLITNDKYVRAVDNSLACRTAAKLIYGDGSGDDTVTVGNSGSQEESFNEDDFDFNEEDFDFTEESVESGVSAG